A stretch of the Candidatus Jettenia sp. AMX2 genome encodes the following:
- a CDS encoding DUF433 domain-containing protein — MTVKELLEDHPELEPEDIQAVLLYAAELVPVSC; from the coding sequence ATTACGGTAAAGGAACTGCTTGAAGATCACCCTGAATTAGAGCCTGAAGATATTCAAGCCGTTTTACTTTATGCGGCTGAATTAGTGCCGGTAAGTTGTTAA
- a CDS encoding methyltransferase has protein sequence MNDRNYSHLEYLMQLTYGYWKSCILFTAVEFDIFTLIRKGKHTVDEISQSVHTDKRATEMFLNALVSLDLLAKQADRYDNSPVSDLYLVKGNPYYQGDFIHHFHNMMDNWAMLRETIETGKPISLKDLPEEVDPHDLRDFITAMHNIGSVKAKDLWEKVDPGKAKTLLDIGGGPGTYSVACVKANSGIRAVVFDLDHVLKLTREFIRAAGVEDRVSTQAGNCLEDRFGENAYDAILVSNLLHIYSPENNVKILRKCRDALREGGQVIIHEFLLDEARTHPQFAALFSLNMLIGTQEGASYTESEHRVWLEEAGFTDIKRIDLAYNSSVITGKKS, from the coding sequence ATGAATGATAGAAACTATTCACACCTTGAGTATCTCATGCAGCTTACGTATGGTTACTGGAAATCCTGTATTCTCTTTACTGCTGTGGAATTTGATATATTTACCCTGATCAGAAAAGGGAAGCACACGGTTGATGAAATCTCGCAGTCCGTTCATACCGATAAGCGGGCAACGGAGATGTTTCTGAATGCCCTTGTTTCGCTTGATTTGCTTGCGAAACAGGCAGACCGTTACGATAATTCCCCGGTTTCAGATCTCTATTTGGTGAAGGGGAACCCTTATTATCAGGGTGATTTTATCCATCATTTTCATAATATGATGGATAACTGGGCGATGCTCCGGGAAACGATTGAAACAGGGAAACCCATTTCATTAAAAGACCTGCCTGAGGAGGTCGACCCTCATGACCTCAGGGATTTTATAACTGCGATGCATAATATTGGTTCGGTAAAGGCAAAGGACCTGTGGGAAAAGGTTGATCCCGGAAAAGCAAAAACCCTACTGGATATTGGAGGAGGCCCCGGCACGTATTCAGTAGCATGTGTAAAGGCTAATTCCGGTATCCGCGCGGTAGTTTTTGATCTGGATCATGTTCTCAAACTCACCCGTGAATTTATCAGGGCGGCTGGTGTGGAAGACCGGGTTAGTACACAGGCAGGCAATTGCCTGGAGGACCGTTTTGGAGAAAATGCGTATGATGCCATTCTTGTTTCAAATCTTCTGCATATTTATAGCCCTGAGAACAACGTAAAGATACTCAGGAAGTGCCGGGATGCCTTAAGGGAAGGCGGGCAGGTTATTATTCATGAGTTTTTATTGGATGAGGCAAGAACACACCCCCAGTTTGCTGCACTCTTCAGTCTGAATATGCTTATTGGTACGCAAGAAGGAGCGTCCTATACCGAATCCGAACACAGGGTATGGCTTGAAGAAGCAGGATTTACCGATATCAAACGCATTGATTTAGCATACAATTCATCTGTGATTACAGGAAAAAAATCATGA
- a CDS encoding radical SAM protein: protein MPVILLEPPRPENPERFEDVVNAPLSACLFTGYIAAVLKRHSIETETADAHLHGWPAEQTIGYLSKKTSLLLCVHTVYLWEKTQNIFDLLSEVKARKRNIHINLYGYYPSFAYGKILQNFPWIDSVTVGEPEFTTLDLAVHILSRDGISQSPSYKDNVGIISEFSDKITIPGLAYRDLRGDVVFHPRPHVRELDQLPYPERQDIDLYQKKGIAVYIQGSRGCYGHCTFCYLNSFHGQTSRWRGRSAENVFGEVLMLYTRYSVKDFYFSDANFFGPGKYGKERAVTLAELILSHNLPVRFGFECRVNDIDEYTLSKLVMAGLTHVFLGLESGDPASLKRFRKHTTVDQNKKAIQLLRDYGIEPTFGFIMFEPNSTPESVRNNFEFLKETGIMTTPVVTAHLLYHRQTLLGGTPDYQAMVHEVSGTHTFTGYEALYQIKDPKVEVLSEIISTVCRSFLSLLPKTFDCSGQKISARNTESDLMHFVNSSLIAVFEKTLSGVENGTIDCYNPGIVKEVSQKLMDEMRVQYE, encoded by the coding sequence ATGCCGGTAATCCTGCTCGAACCCCCGCGTCCTGAAAATCCGGAGCGGTTTGAAGATGTCGTCAATGCCCCTTTATCGGCCTGTCTCTTTACCGGTTATATAGCCGCAGTATTGAAGAGGCATTCCATTGAGACAGAAACGGCCGATGCGCATCTCCATGGCTGGCCTGCCGAACAGACGATTGGGTATCTGTCAAAAAAGACCTCCCTGCTCTTGTGTGTTCATACGGTTTATCTTTGGGAAAAGACCCAAAATATCTTTGATTTGCTCTCGGAGGTAAAGGCAAGAAAGAGAAACATCCATATCAACCTTTATGGATATTATCCGTCCTTTGCGTATGGAAAAATCCTGCAGAATTTTCCATGGATTGATTCCGTCACTGTCGGAGAACCTGAATTTACCACCCTTGACCTTGCCGTTCATATCCTGTCCAGGGATGGGATATCACAGTCTCCTTCTTACAAAGATAATGTGGGAATAATATCTGAATTTTCGGATAAAATAACTATTCCCGGTCTTGCTTACAGGGATTTGAGGGGGGATGTTGTTTTCCATCCACGACCTCACGTCCGTGAATTAGACCAGCTCCCCTATCCTGAAAGGCAGGATATAGACCTTTATCAGAAAAAGGGGATTGCCGTATATATACAGGGAAGCCGGGGGTGTTACGGTCATTGTACCTTTTGTTATCTCAATTCATTCCACGGACAAACAAGCCGGTGGAGGGGCAGGAGTGCAGAAAATGTATTCGGAGAGGTTTTGATGTTATATACCCGGTACTCTGTGAAAGACTTCTATTTTTCGGATGCCAATTTCTTTGGACCAGGAAAGTATGGAAAGGAACGGGCTGTTACCCTGGCAGAACTTATCCTGTCCCATAATTTACCTGTTCGTTTTGGTTTTGAATGCAGGGTGAATGATATCGATGAATATACCCTTTCCAAGCTTGTAATGGCGGGCTTAACCCATGTATTCCTCGGCCTTGAAAGCGGAGATCCTGCATCGTTGAAACGTTTCAGGAAACATACGACTGTTGATCAAAATAAAAAGGCTATTCAGTTATTACGGGATTACGGCATTGAACCTACGTTTGGCTTTATCATGTTTGAACCAAATTCCACTCCGGAAAGCGTACGGAATAACTTTGAGTTTCTGAAGGAAACGGGTATCATGACTACCCCTGTGGTAACGGCCCATCTGCTGTATCATCGTCAGACCCTTCTCGGGGGCACGCCTGATTATCAGGCGATGGTACATGAGGTTTCCGGCACACATACCTTTACCGGCTATGAGGCGCTTTATCAGATAAAAGACCCAAAGGTTGAGGTACTTTCAGAAATAATTTCCACGGTTTGCCGGTCTTTCCTGTCCCTCCTCCCAAAGACCTTTGATTGCAGCGGACAAAAAATCTCCGCCAGAAATACAGAATCAGATCTCATGCATTTTGTAAATAGCTCACTTATTGCGGTATTTGAGAAAACCCTTTCCGGTGTTGAGAATGGTACCATTGATTGTTATAATCCCGGTATTGTGAAAGAGGTTAGTCAGAAATTGATGGATGAAATGAGGGTTCAATATGAATGA
- the thiC gene encoding phosphomethylpyrimidine synthase ThiC, whose amino-acid sequence MKTQLELAREGIITEAMKEAAAYDDISPESIREGIAKGQIVIYGNPQRKARVIGIGKGLRTKVNASIGTSPDIIDIDMEVKKAQTAERYGADTLMELSTGGDLAAIRRRVMDSISLVVGTVPLYQAAIETIRKKGSVVHMEAGHLFDVIEQQAEEGIGFMAIHCGINLITLERLRKQGYRYGGLVSRGGSFLTAWMNHNKKENPLYEQIDRLIDIMKKYDVILSLGNGLRAGAVHDSTDRAQIQELIINSEIAEYAQGKGVQIIVEGPGHIPIDEIEANVLIQKRMSNNAPFYMLGPITTDIAPGYDHISSAIGAALSSCYGADFICYVTPPEHLALPGPDDVREGVMAARIAAHVGDMVKLKDKAKNLDLKMGVARRDLDWKTQYETAITKERAQEIRNSRPPMDEDTCTMCGNLCSLKGVMQYYEKDLEKSRKKSAVPVGF is encoded by the coding sequence ATGAAGACCCAGTTGGAACTTGCACGTGAAGGCATTATAACAGAGGCCATGAAAGAGGCCGCTGCTTATGATGATATATCTCCGGAATCAATCAGGGAAGGTATTGCCAAAGGGCAGATCGTTATTTACGGAAACCCTCAGAGAAAGGCACGCGTCATTGGTATTGGAAAAGGACTCCGTACAAAGGTGAATGCCAGCATCGGTACCTCTCCTGATATTATTGATATTGACATGGAGGTAAAAAAGGCACAGACTGCCGAGAGATACGGTGCTGATACCCTGATGGAGCTTTCAACCGGTGGGGATCTTGCTGCTATCAGAAGGCGGGTGATGGATTCCATTTCTTTGGTAGTAGGCACTGTTCCCCTCTATCAGGCTGCTATTGAAACGATCCGGAAAAAGGGTTCCGTAGTACACATGGAAGCCGGTCATTTATTTGATGTTATCGAACAGCAGGCAGAAGAGGGCATCGGGTTTATGGCAATCCACTGCGGGATTAATCTCATAACACTTGAACGGTTAAGAAAACAGGGATATCGCTATGGCGGGCTTGTAAGCCGCGGCGGCTCATTCCTCACCGCATGGATGAATCATAATAAGAAGGAAAACCCGCTCTATGAACAAATTGATCGCCTTATCGATATCATGAAAAAGTATGATGTTATTCTGAGTCTGGGGAATGGTCTCCGGGCAGGAGCTGTGCATGATAGTACCGACCGCGCTCAGATACAGGAACTTATTATAAACTCCGAAATTGCAGAATACGCACAGGGTAAGGGTGTGCAGATTATTGTAGAAGGTCCCGGACATATCCCAATTGATGAGATTGAGGCGAACGTGCTCATACAGAAACGTATGAGTAACAATGCCCCATTCTATATGCTCGGACCTATTACTACGGATATTGCTCCCGGATACGACCACATTTCGTCTGCGATCGGCGCAGCCCTGTCATCATGTTACGGGGCAGATTTTATCTGTTATGTCACACCACCCGAACATCTGGCGCTTCCCGGACCTGATGACGTCAGGGAGGGGGTTATGGCCGCACGTATCGCTGCACATGTCGGTGATATGGTGAAACTGAAAGATAAGGCAAAAAATCTGGACCTGAAAATGGGTGTTGCCCGCAGGGATCTTGACTGGAAGACCCAATACGAGACCGCAATAACGAAAGAACGCGCACAGGAAATCCGGAACAGCCGTCCACCCATGGATGAGGATACCTGCACGATGTGTGGTAATCTGTGTTCGTTAAAAGGGGTAATGCAATATTACGAAAAGGATCTGGAGAAGAGCAGGAAAAAGAGTGCAGTTCCTGTAGGATTTTAG
- the bioD gene encoding dethiobiotin synthase — protein MGRGFFITGTDTGVGKTLITGGLATLYKSRGVNVGVMKPIATGCKRMNNDLISDDAVFLKLSAETDDEYDLINPVRFEQSLAPVVAARLSNSKVDLEKVHEAFDTLLDRHDMLLVEGIGGLLVPIDEYYFVVDLANELELPLIVVCRNALGTINHTLLTVSYARQHGIEVKGIVINEPCENNDDILKKTNIDEIRRLTGVPILGNIPFDKELDIQSFNKERVLKIFSDRISEDIII, from the coding sequence GTGGGAAGGGGATTTTTTATTACAGGTACTGATACAGGGGTCGGAAAGACTCTTATCACGGGAGGATTAGCAACCCTTTACAAGAGTAGGGGTGTCAATGTTGGCGTTATGAAACCGATTGCTACTGGTTGCAAACGGATGAATAACGACCTCATATCAGATGATGCAGTTTTCTTAAAACTTTCTGCAGAGACAGATGATGAATATGACCTTATCAACCCTGTCAGGTTCGAACAATCTCTGGCCCCTGTGGTTGCAGCAAGATTGAGCAACTCAAAAGTAGACCTGGAAAAGGTGCATGAAGCCTTTGATACCCTCCTTGACAGGCATGATATGCTCCTGGTTGAGGGTATTGGCGGCCTGCTGGTTCCCATTGATGAATATTACTTTGTGGTTGATCTGGCGAATGAACTGGAATTACCTTTAATCGTTGTCTGCCGGAATGCCCTCGGTACCATAAACCATACCCTTCTCACCGTATCATATGCACGTCAGCACGGGATAGAGGTGAAAGGGATTGTGATAAATGAGCCTTGTGAGAATAATGATGATATTTTGAAAAAGACAAATATTGATGAAATAAGAAGGCTTACAGGCGTTCCAATACTGGGAAACATACCTTTTGATAAAGAGCTTGATATACAAAGCTTCAATAAGGAGAGGGTGCTAAAGATTTTTAGTGATAGAATAAGTGAAGACATTATAATTTAG
- the bioA gene encoding adenosylmethionine--8-amino-7-oxononanoate transaminase, protein MSDKKQLQAWDKEYLWHPFTQMQDFVKETPLIIEEGSGIFLKDADGKEYIDGVSSMWCNLFGHRRGEIDDAVKKQLDKIAHSTLLGLSNIPSIELAKKLIEISPQGLEKVFYSDNGSTANEVALKMAFQYWQHKGFKNKVQFVALQYGYHGDTIGTMSVGGIDVFHKTFSPLYFETSFAPSPYCYRCPFGKTDRDCAFQCLEKMEDLLKENAHEIAAVIMEPLIQGVGGMIVHPKGYLSGVSDLCRKYNVLLILDEVLTGFGRTGRMFACMHEDVVPDIMALSKGINGGYMPLAATLTTQEIYNAFLGEYASVKTFFHGHTYTGNPLGCAAALACLEIFEKDRILEGLKKKVKHFGEKLKSFESLKHVGDVRQCGLIAAVELVKDKVTKEPYSLEERIGEQVCLEARKLGVFLRPLGHIMVIMPPLIIETNEIDRMLDVLYRSIQVITG, encoded by the coding sequence ATGTCAGATAAAAAACAGCTACAGGCCTGGGATAAGGAATATCTTTGGCATCCTTTCACACAAATGCAGGATTTTGTTAAAGAAACGCCGTTGATCATAGAAGAGGGAAGTGGTATTTTTCTGAAAGATGCCGACGGTAAAGAATACATCGACGGGGTTTCTTCCATGTGGTGCAATCTCTTTGGGCATCGCAGAGGGGAGATCGATGATGCCGTAAAAAAACAACTGGATAAAATTGCACATTCGACACTTCTGGGATTATCAAATATTCCCTCTATCGAACTGGCCAAAAAACTTATTGAAATTTCGCCACAGGGGCTGGAGAAAGTCTTTTATTCGGATAACGGCTCTACTGCTAATGAAGTTGCGCTCAAAATGGCCTTCCAGTACTGGCAGCATAAGGGATTTAAAAACAAGGTACAGTTTGTTGCGTTACAGTACGGTTACCACGGGGATACTATCGGAACGATGAGTGTAGGAGGGATAGATGTATTTCACAAGACTTTTAGCCCTCTTTATTTCGAAACATCTTTCGCCCCGTCACCCTACTGTTATCGTTGTCCGTTTGGAAAAACAGACCGGGATTGTGCTTTCCAGTGTCTTGAGAAGATGGAAGATCTGTTGAAGGAAAACGCTCATGAGATTGCTGCCGTGATTATGGAACCCCTGATTCAGGGCGTTGGCGGGATGATTGTTCATCCAAAAGGTTATTTATCAGGCGTCAGTGACCTTTGCAGGAAATATAACGTCCTGCTTATTTTAGACGAGGTGCTCACAGGTTTTGGGCGAACCGGGAGGATGTTTGCATGTATGCACGAGGATGTTGTGCCCGATATTATGGCGCTATCAAAAGGCATTAACGGAGGCTATATGCCATTAGCCGCCACGCTTACCACACAGGAAATTTACAACGCCTTTCTTGGAGAATATGCCAGTGTAAAAACCTTCTTCCACGGACATACCTATACGGGCAATCCATTGGGATGTGCTGCTGCGCTTGCATGTCTGGAAATTTTCGAGAAGGACCGCATCCTGGAAGGTTTGAAAAAAAAGGTAAAACATTTCGGTGAAAAATTGAAGTCTTTTGAATCACTGAAGCACGTTGGGGATGTCAGGCAATGCGGTCTTATTGCTGCCGTTGAACTGGTTAAGGATAAGGTTACCAAAGAACCGTATTCCCTGGAAGAACGGATTGGTGAACAGGTTTGTCTTGAAGCACGGAAACTGGGTGTGTTCCTGAGGCCACTCGGGCATATTATGGTAATTATGCCGCCGTTAATTATTGAGACCAATGAAATAGACAGGATGCTTGATGTCCTGTATCGATCGATACAGGTTATAACAGGTTAG
- a CDS encoding SAM-dependent chlorinase/fluorinase codes for MNGLRIIMRRARVITLLTDFGYQDAYVGIMKGVIASINPLASVIDICHNTPPGDILNGAYLLYTSYKYFPKGTIHVAVIDPGVGSARGILCVQTQDYLFLAPDNGLLSFIARKERLKRIIQVTNGDYFLPAPGCTFHGRDIFAPVAAHVSLGIQPQQLGTRTDRLHYLEIPVPVWKEGKKVEGQIISVDRFGNLITNITREHIAGLKTDMHEIETTIGRRKITGLSNTYTDVPAGKPLLLFGSVDFLEISVNQGNAQKYFHVKKGTAIRIQSLKTN; via the coding sequence ATGAATGGATTAAGAATTATCATGCGCCGGGCAAGGGTAATTACACTATTAACCGATTTTGGATATCAGGATGCATATGTCGGTATCATGAAAGGAGTGATAGCCAGTATTAATCCCCTGGCAAGTGTTATTGATATATGCCATAATACCCCTCCCGGAGATATATTGAATGGTGCATATCTTTTGTATACATCCTACAAATACTTTCCAAAGGGGACGATTCATGTAGCAGTTATTGATCCCGGTGTCGGAAGCGCACGGGGTATTCTTTGTGTACAAACACAGGATTATCTTTTCCTTGCTCCCGATAATGGCTTGCTCAGCTTTATTGCCAGGAAAGAGAGGTTAAAACGAATTATCCAGGTAACGAACGGCGATTATTTTCTGCCTGCACCCGGCTGTACCTTTCACGGCCGTGATATTTTTGCACCGGTTGCAGCTCATGTATCACTGGGAATACAACCACAACAGCTTGGTACCAGGACTGACCGTCTGCATTACCTTGAGATACCTGTCCCTGTCTGGAAGGAAGGAAAAAAGGTGGAGGGACAGATTATTTCTGTCGACAGGTTTGGAAACCTTATTACCAATATTACAAGGGAGCATATCGCAGGTTTGAAAACAGACATGCATGAGATTGAAACAACCATCGGGCGTAGGAAGATAACAGGATTGAGTAATACCTATACGGATGTCCCTGCAGGTAAACCACTTCTCCTTTTTGGGAGTGTGGATTTTCTGGAGATTTCTGTAAACCAGGGAAATGCCCAAAAATATTTTCACGTAAAGAAGGGCACTGCAATACGTATACAATCGTTAAAGACCAACTGA
- a CDS encoding response regulator: MKELLIVEDDLEMQEFYRDMLQGESFHVTLVSNAEEGLKKIKENIYDMVILDILMEGTTGDRLFALLRKDSRYRNVPVIMASVLEEKTYRCFQALGNVSFLEKPFNKERLLQEIAKRFEASR; this comes from the coding sequence ATGAAGGAATTGTTAATTGTGGAAGATGATCTTGAAATGCAGGAGTTTTACCGGGATATGTTACAGGGAGAATCATTTCATGTCACCCTTGTTTCAAATGCCGAGGAAGGCCTGAAAAAAATAAAAGAAAATATCTATGATATGGTAATATTGGATATCCTGATGGAGGGCACTACAGGAGATAGACTCTTTGCATTATTGAGAAAAGATAGCCGGTATAGGAATGTACCGGTTATCATGGCATCTGTTTTAGAGGAAAAAACATACCGGTGTTTTCAGGCATTGGGGAATGTTTCTTTTTTAGAAAAACCCTTTAACAAAGAAAGACTTTTGCAGGAAATCGCAAAAAGGTTTGAAGCTTCCCGGTAA
- a CDS encoding proton-conducting transporter membrane subunit, producing MIAYYPLLIPFLPLVVAMMTFLLEGLLGEKVYRIGVLMKMVVLGISLMVFREVIIPGNEAIHLAVFSSSWSGLLQFYFLIDRLAAVMIVLMSGISVLISMYSLHYMQPERGRARFHILIDITTFALVCIVLSANLLMLFIFWQLLSWLLGLLAYNYSHLPTVKGSFKTFTILRAGDVFFFGGIVLAYGLYGTLDFHQIFSQAGEVSASFSLWPGGGEISAVTVVTLLIFIGAMSKSVQFPFHAWLPEFMYAPTPVTAFLHAGIINAGGFLLNRLAPLYAYCPVTLHVIFVTGFLTALLGASMMLTQNDMKKTLGYSTIAQMGYMIMECGLGAFSLAIFHLIAHGLFKATAFLNSGHVIHDARQEPRFPYRNEKMERVDFSLGAWLTGFITTLILPLIILYAAHGALKIPVRDLQGIVVFLFFSWVTSSQAIVTLYRLQITSWKVMIIMLIALLMIVFTYLLAGEKFTYFLHPSVDEVHQYYQAAALPGRLFDLLVITTALFIILGWIFIYAKTHGLAIRMPKWLHVLQIRLYLFFMNRLYLENLVFLFGRKLLSLIHRLDKDVLFRYLPAGAAISLVFLAAVTLIGSFSVIHFILFFVIVLMLPLFPFHGVYVTALTRLPGYYPPFISFLLPATGLYGIINLLPAMPVLMLKVVSILALSGVLYGSLKALVQHRVNHILAYMGVAYYSVLWWYLANTATYAPQEVVYLSAVVLVTTGLFLAWRCIQVRYGDLSLERIGGLARPMPRFAVLWSLLVMAAMGLPPFGLFSGYAEMLLRPPTAMSWALVIILFAWFAASWYLLRMMHHLLFGPHREDISYKDLRHREVFSLLLIILTLAFLGILPYGFLKERSVMVRKEGTLPLFRIGQCTDEDVKPPLFPVREVW from the coding sequence ATGATAGCTTATTATCCATTACTTATACCTTTCTTACCTCTCGTGGTAGCCATGATGACCTTTCTTTTGGAAGGTTTGCTTGGTGAGAAGGTTTACAGGATCGGAGTACTGATGAAGATGGTTGTCCTGGGAATTTCTCTTATGGTATTCCGGGAAGTAATTATACCAGGAAATGAAGCTATCCACCTTGCTGTTTTTTCCTCATCATGGAGTGGCCTGCTCCAGTTTTATTTTCTTATCGACAGGCTGGCTGCCGTAATGATCGTGCTTATGTCGGGAATTTCAGTTCTTATCTCCATGTATTCCCTACACTACATGCAGCCGGAACGTGGACGCGCAAGGTTTCACATCCTGATAGATATCACTACTTTTGCATTGGTATGTATTGTTTTAAGCGCCAACCTCCTGATGCTCTTTATTTTCTGGCAACTTCTGAGCTGGTTGCTGGGCCTCCTCGCCTACAATTATTCTCATCTGCCAACGGTAAAAGGGTCTTTTAAAACCTTTACCATATTGCGTGCGGGAGATGTCTTCTTTTTCGGTGGGATTGTCCTGGCATATGGTTTGTATGGTACCCTGGATTTTCACCAGATATTTAGCCAGGCAGGCGAGGTATCTGCCAGCTTTTCTCTCTGGCCGGGCGGAGGAGAAATCAGTGCTGTTACGGTTGTCACCCTGCTGATTTTCATCGGAGCCATGAGTAAATCGGTGCAATTTCCTTTCCATGCATGGCTTCCGGAGTTTATGTATGCCCCAACACCGGTTACTGCATTTTTGCATGCAGGAATCATCAATGCGGGCGGGTTTCTCTTAAACCGTCTTGCCCCGCTTTATGCTTACTGTCCCGTTACCCTCCACGTAATTTTTGTTACCGGTTTTCTTACTGCACTTCTGGGCGCCAGTATGATGCTGACCCAGAATGATATGAAAAAAACCCTGGGATACTCAACCATTGCGCAGATGGGTTATATGATCATGGAGTGCGGATTAGGGGCTTTTTCCCTGGCAATTTTTCATCTTATTGCACATGGACTGTTTAAAGCCACAGCATTCCTGAATAGCGGACATGTGATTCATGATGCCCGGCAGGAGCCGAGATTCCCGTACCGGAATGAAAAAATGGAACGGGTGGATTTCTCACTCGGGGCCTGGCTTACCGGATTTATCACCACCCTTATTCTCCCCCTCATTATTCTTTACGCTGCTCACGGGGCATTAAAAATACCGGTAAGAGATTTACAGGGTATCGTAGTTTTTCTCTTTTTTTCATGGGTGACTTCCTCTCAGGCAATCGTAACACTTTACCGCTTGCAGATTACCTCCTGGAAGGTGATGATAATCATGCTCATTGCACTCCTTATGATTGTCTTTACCTATCTGCTTGCCGGAGAAAAATTTACTTACTTCCTCCATCCGTCAGTGGATGAGGTTCATCAATACTATCAGGCTGCTGCCTTACCAGGCAGATTGTTTGATCTTCTTGTGATTACAACAGCGCTATTCATTATCCTTGGTTGGATATTCATCTATGCAAAAACCCATGGGCTGGCGATTCGTATGCCAAAATGGTTGCATGTGCTGCAAATCCGTTTGTATCTGTTCTTTATGAACCGTCTCTATCTGGAGAACCTGGTTTTTCTTTTTGGCCGGAAGTTGCTCTCCCTTATACACCGGCTTGACAAGGATGTTCTTTTCCGGTATCTCCCGGCAGGAGCCGCCATCAGCCTGGTTTTCCTTGCAGCAGTGACACTGATCGGCAGCTTCTCTGTGATACATTTCATACTGTTTTTTGTTATTGTCCTCATGTTACCCCTGTTTCCCTTCCATGGTGTTTATGTGACTGCACTGACACGTTTGCCGGGATATTACCCTCCGTTCATCTCCTTTCTGTTGCCAGCTACGGGGTTATACGGAATAATAAACCTGCTTCCCGCGATGCCGGTTCTTATGCTTAAAGTGGTAAGTATACTGGCTTTATCAGGTGTCCTCTATGGATCACTGAAGGCACTGGTTCAGCACAGGGTAAATCACATCCTTGCCTATATGGGCGTTGCTTATTATTCCGTTCTGTGGTGGTATTTGGCGAACACCGCTACCTATGCCCCCCAGGAGGTCGTTTACCTAAGTGCAGTGGTACTGGTCACCACCGGGTTATTCCTTGCCTGGCGTTGTATTCAGGTGAGATACGGTGATTTGAGCCTGGAAAGGATAGGGGGGCTGGCACGGCCCATGCCCCGGTTTGCTGTCTTGTGGTCTCTGCTCGTGATGGCAGCTATGGGACTTCCTCCCTTCGGGCTTTTTTCCGGTTATGCAGAGATGTTGCTCAGACCACCCACTGCAATGTCCTGGGCGCTGGTTATTATTTTGTTTGCCTGGTTTGCCGCCTCCTGGTATCTGCTCAGAATGATGCACCACCTCCTTTTTGGTCCGCATCGTGAGGATATTTCCTACAAGGATTTACGCCACAGGGAGGTTTTCTCCCTGCTGCTGATAATTCTTACCCTTGCGTTTCTTGGCATACTGCCCTATGGTTTCCTGAAAGAGCGTTCTGTGATGGTGAGAAAAGAGGGAACACTACCTCTGTTCCGGATCGGGCAATGTACGGATGAAGACGTAAAACCACCCCTTTTCCCGGTCAGAGAAGTATGGTAA